The stretch of DNA ACAAGACAGCACTTACTGGTGCCTTAGTGGTAATCTTCTGCATTATTATACCATTTACTCCTTCAAATACCGCTCAGATGATCCATGATCGAGTATCCATTGAAGAAATTCACCATAATCGGGGATCACACCGGATTGACATCTGGGCTGACTATCTTAACGTCCTTCCTGAACATCTTTTATTTGGAACAGGATTAAGACGCTCACAAACTGCGCTAACCAATATCAGTGCATTTAAAATAACATATCCACATAATAATTATCTGGAAGTTATAATTGAGTTTGGGATTGTTGGATTTATCCTCTACCTGCTCAGTATATTTACTCTTTTGAAAAATATATTATCGAAAAAGAAACCATCAAAAGCTATTATTCTTGGTCTCCTGTCCTCATGGCTGGTAATCAGCTTTTTCCTGGGTAACCATTGTGCAAGAGACACCTGGATTATCCTTGCCGTTGTGGCCTCCTATGGATATTCTCCCTGCTGTTCAGCGGTCCCAAAGGGAACAAAGGCTGGGGGGTGATATATGCCATTATTCGCGGCCTGGACTTCAGAAGATACCCCAGCGGAGAAAGGTAAAATATTCTGGTATCTTCCTGGTATCTTCGATAATCCTTTCACCTCTTAATTGATAATAACTACCGTTCCGCTCACTCTGATGAGCTTGCCGGTCTTTTTATCAACAAATAACCAGCCGTCGCTGTTTTCTTCAGATATAACCTTTCCCGTTGACTCCCATTGCTCAACCAATCGCCCGCCACTATAGAGCTTGACAATGCCTGGTCTGCCGATGGTTATTGCATCTTTCATTTCAGCCTGTGTGCACCCTGCAATAAGAAGAATGGTAAGTAGGGGAATTGTCACCCTATATTTCATCTTGTTCCCTTTACTTTCGAAAGCATGATTGGATAGTTCACTTTAATAAAATAACGGAAATAATTGCCGCTGTTTGAGCAATGATAAGACTTACAACCCATTTGATTGTACTTGATTTCGCCTGCTCTATTTCCTTGGTAAGTTTCAATTCAACTTCCCGAAGGTCGCCTTTTGTAGCCAGCTTTTGTTTTTCGGAGTCTATCATTTCCTCAATATCCTTCACGACTATCTGACCCTTATTCCTTGCCGAAGGACTCCGAGAAGATATCGAATAATTCCATTACCTGTGTACTTCTCATTTCGATATCACCTTTTTTTCTTTCTGAGATTCAATCCATTATTCAATCTCGTCTCTCTTGACAATATCAAGTTTATGCCTCTGCATATACTAATAATTTGTATAATTTATCACTCCATTACTATCTTATACAATCCTTATCGGTCTCGTCAAACGAATGCGCCGTAAATTGAGGTTGCGGATTTTGGGATAGAACCCACCTTGAGGTTGCTTCCCTAACGATCTATGTCGCCCTGCGTATCTCCTGTACGTTGACAGGTTTGTGCGCTATCTATTCTTTTTATGCTTCATGATTGATTTACACATTTTCCCAAACTGTTTATCTCTCTGTCTCTTCTCGAAATAGGACATCTCGTTATGGATAGATTCTTTCGTCATTTTCAGGTAATTCTGATATCGTTCCCGGGAAATCGTTCCCTCTTCTATTGCAGCCAATATTGCACAGCCTTCTTCCAGGGTGTGGGTGCAGTCATTATAGCGGCATTGGCCCGATAGCTCCGCTATCTCGGTAAAGGTATCATGAAGACCTGATTCTGCGGCCATTACCCCAAGCTCGCGCATGCCCGGTGTATCGATGATCATTGCGCCGTTTTCCAGAATAACCAGCTGACGGCGGGTAGTGGTATGTCTTCCCCTTCCATCTTTTTCCCTGACAGTCTGCGTTTCGAATAACTCTTCATCTATCAGGTTATTTAACAAAGTGGTCTTTCCAACGCCTGATGAGCCGAGCAGGCAAAATGTCTGCCCGCAAATCAGCAGCTCTTTTACCCTCTCCAGACCTGCATTATCCTTGTTACTGAAAGCCACTATCGGGATATCCGGCATCACTTTCTGAATATCGGCTTTCTTTTCTTCGATTGCCTCAGGAGGCAGCAGATCGCTTTTACTCAATAACACAACAGGATGGATGTTGCTTTCGTTGATCATGACCAGATATCGTTCCAACCGTCTGAGATTATAATTGGAATCGAGCGACTGCATAATCATGGCCGTGTCGATGTTGGCCGCAATTACTTGAAATTCTACTTTTTTCCCCGATGTCTTCCTTGTGAGCACCGACTTTCTTGGAACAATCTCATGAATGACAGCAAAGGATTCATCATCGACAAACTGCGCATATACCCAGTCACCCGCTGCGGGATAATCCAGCGGGGAATCGGCATCGAACATGAGTTTTCCGGTTATTTCCGCAAATATATCATGCTTTCCATTTGAAACGATATAACTGTTCTTATTGACGGCAATTACTCTGGCTATCTGAAAAGCAGCCAGCTTTGCAGGATCGATCCTGTCCTGAAACCCTGGATTAAAGCCTAATTTTTGGATATCCATTGCCATATTTTTACCCGAAAAGCGGCCTGTTACATAACTTCAAGGATAGGTTTTCTGTACAGGATTTCCGCAGCTTATCGACAATGCGTCCTTCTCCGGGCTGACCGAAGGCCCGGTTGTTGACGGTGCGTACTTCATCACAGTCTTTTGGGTGTTCCCTGCGAATCTCAATCACCGTTTTTCTCCTCCGGCAAGCGACCTTAAGGTCTTATAAGCCTTTGAAACAGGATATCTTCGATATTTTGCCGACAATCGAGGACAGCTACAATGTATACATTCTCTTCTGATATTCTATACATAATTCTCCAGGGAGGGATAATAAGCTCACGATATTGATAGATACCCTGTTTCTGGAGCTCCGGTATAATGCGGCATCGTTGGGGAAAGTGGCAGAGACTCGCTGTTTTTTGGTGTAATTCCTGGAAAATTTCCCGGGCATGAGATGGGTTATCATTGGAGATATATTCAATAATACCTGCCAAATCATATTTGGCAGGATTGACCCATATCACTTTATAATTTACGTTCATGTTCCTTGATTATGTTTTCCAGATATTCAAACACTTCCTCTTGAGTTGTAACATTATTGTCTTTTATCGCTTCTTCTCCGATGGAGACAAGCTTTAATATCCCCAGGGCATTGCGCATGTCTTCATAACTTTGCGGGTCTTGCAGAACCGCTTTGGGCTCTCCATTTTGCGTGATAATGACAGGACGATGGGTTTCGTTAACCTGTTTTAATAGATCTGCAGCTCGTGACTTAAGATAGGTTATCGGTTTTATATCTTTTGAAATATTCATGTATATCACCTCCGATCTTTTTATGATACCAAATTCGGACCGCATGTCAAGTGGAGAATTCAGAAGCCTGATGTTCCTCATGTCTCTTCACCCCCACCCAGTCTCCGTCCTCAAATCTTCTCCGCATAGGGTGAGCCCAGAAGTCCTGTCGGTCTGACCAGGAGGACCAGGATCAGGATCAGAAAGGTGACTCCGTAGCCGAGATTCGAATTAACGCTGATGGCCAGGGTTTCCACGATGCCCATCAGGAACCCGCCCAGCATGGCTCCGGGGATATTGCCGATTCCGCCAACTACTGCAGCGACAAAGGCCACGATACCAGGCCACATGCCAAGACAGGGAGACTGAAGCACCCCGTAGGTAAGGCCGTAGAGAATGCCGGCGCATCCGGCCAGGGCACCGCCCAGAGCGAAGGTAAAGGTGATGACCCGGTTGACGTTGATGCCCATCAGTCTGGCCACATCCATGTTATAGGATACGGCCCGCATGGCTTTGCCCATTTTGGTCTTCTTGACGATATATTCGAGCAGAACCATCAGCATGAGGGCAGTGACAAGATCAATGATCTTGATGTTACTGACTGTCAGGCCTCCCGCCAGCGGATAGGCCCTTTCCCTGATCAGGGTCGGGAAGGAGCGAAAGTGAGGTCCGAACACCAGGTAATTGAGGGGGAAGGAAACCTGGTGAGGATCAAGGGACAGAAAATTCTCCAGGAATAATGACACGCCGATGGAGGTGATGAGCATGGTCAGGCGGGGTTTATCTCTCAGGGGGCGGTAGGCAATTGCCTCGATCAGGATATTGATCAGCAGGCAGCCGATCATGGCCATGATCATTGCTATCCAAAAGGGGAGTCCTACTCCTCTGCTCAGCAGGAAATTCCCGGCGAAGCAGGAAAGGTAGACGCCCACCATGAATACATCCCCGTGGGCGAAATTGATGAGCCTGATAATGCCATAGACCAGCGTATACCCCAGGGCGATCAGGGCATACATGCTTCCTTTCTGGAGGCCGTTGATAACTTGCTGGGCCAGAACCTGCCAGCCATAATGCCAGAGGTAGAACCCACCAGCAGCCAGGAGAACGCCGGGCAGAATAATGTCAGCAGGCTTTACTCTTCTCAATGAGTCCGCTTGTCCTTCTTATTTTCATTGATTTAAGGATTAACGCTCAGTGGAGCGCCCCTTACGGGTTGATCCTCTGATAGAAAACCTGACGGCCATTTTCAATCTTGACAATGACTGCGCCCTTGATCGGGTTTCGCTGGGCATCGAAGGTAATCTGGCCGGATACGGCTGCAAAGTTCCTGATGTTTTTCAGAGCATCCCGGATATCTTCACCCTTCAGGCTCCTGGCCGTGCGAAGGGCCTCGAATAAAATGAGACAGGCATCATAGGCCAGAGCGGCCAGGGCATCAGGGTCCTGCTGATACTTTTCGGCATAGGACTTGACGAACTTCTGGACCTGCGGGCTGGGATCATCTTTGGAAAAATGCGTGCTGAAAAAATTCCCCTCCACCGCTTCCTTGCCCAGAACCATCAGCTGCGGCGAGTCCCAGCCGTCACCGCCGATCATGGGAACATCAATACCCATAGCCCGTGCCTGCTTGGCAATCAGGGCCACTGAGCTGTAGTAATTGGGGAGGAACAGAATGTCCGGCCCCGCTGCCTTGATTTTAGTCAACTGCGCGCTGAAATCCTGGGTCTTGTCCTCATCGGTGAAGGCCTCATAGGCCACGATCTCTCCGCCAAGCTCCGTAAACCGGACCTTGAAGAACTCAGCCAGCCCTTTATTGTAATCGTTGCCATTATCAAACAGGACCGCGGCCCTTCTCTTTCCCAGACTGGTAAAGGCAAAATTGGCCATGATCCTTCCCTGGAATGGATCGATAAAGCATGCCCGGAAGATATAGTCGCCGACCAGTGTCACCTGCGGGTTGGTGGAGGCATTGCTGATCATGGGAACATGGGCCTCCTGAGCAATCGGGGCCCCGGCCAGGGAGCATTTACTCATGACTGTTCCAACAATGGCCGCTACTCCATCCTGGTCGATGAGCTTTCGATAGGCATTGGCGGCAGACTCCGGCCTTCCTTCGTCATCCTCGAAGATCAGGTCAATCTTGTATTTCTTCCCTCCAGCTTCGATTCCGCCCTGCCGGTTGATCTCCTCTACAGCCATTCGGCAGGCATTGCGGGTGGATATCCCATAGGTGGCTGCTCCGCCGGTCACCGGCCCGACACCGCCGATCTTGATGGTATTTTCTTTTTGCGCACAGCCGGACTGCATGATAAGTAATCCGCAGATAAGAATCACTGATACGGCATACCTTTGAAGGTAGTTACAAATTCTCTCCGCCATAGTCTCCCTTTGCTCCTTTCATGTTAAGGCCTTACAGATCGAGTCATCGTAATATTTTTCAAATTCATCGGTTATTATAAGAAATTTTCCTTTT from bacterium encodes:
- a CDS encoding type II toxin-antitoxin system RelE/ParE family toxin, which produces MNVNYKVIWVNPAKYDLAGIIEYISNDNPSHAREIFQELHQKTASLCHFPQRCRIIPELQKQGIYQYRELIIPPWRIMYRISEENVYIVAVLDCRQNIEDILFQRLIRP
- a CDS encoding ABC transporter substrate-binding protein, whose product is MAERICNYLQRYAVSVILICGLLIMQSGCAQKENTIKIGGVGPVTGGAATYGISTRNACRMAVEEINRQGGIEAGGKKYKIDLIFEDDEGRPESAANAYRKLIDQDGVAAIVGTVMSKCSLAGAPIAQEAHVPMISNASTNPQVTLVGDYIFRACFIDPFQGRIMANFAFTSLGKRRAAVLFDNGNDYNKGLAEFFKVRFTELGGEIVAYEAFTDEDKTQDFSAQLTKIKAAGPDILFLPNYYSSVALIAKQARAMGIDVPMIGGDGWDSPQLMVLGKEAVEGNFFSTHFSKDDPSPQVQKFVKSYAEKYQQDPDALAALAYDACLILFEALRTARSLKGEDIRDALKNIRNFAAVSGQITFDAQRNPIKGAVIVKIENGRQVFYQRINP
- the rsgA gene encoding ribosome small subunit-dependent GTPase A produces the protein MDIQKLGFNPGFQDRIDPAKLAAFQIARVIAVNKNSYIVSNGKHDIFAEITGKLMFDADSPLDYPAAGDWVYAQFVDDESFAVIHEIVPRKSVLTRKTSGKKVEFQVIAANIDTAMIMQSLDSNYNLRRLERYLVMINESNIHPVVLLSKSDLLPPEAIEEKKADIQKVMPDIPIVAFSNKDNAGLERVKELLICGQTFCLLGSSGVGKTTLLNNLIDEELFETQTVREKDGRGRHTTTRRQLVILENGAMIIDTPGMRELGVMAAESGLHDTFTEIAELSGQCRYNDCTHTLEEGCAILAAIEEGTISRERYQNYLKMTKESIHNEMSYFEKRQRDKQFGKMCKSIMKHKKNR
- a CDS encoding branched-chain amino acid ABC transporter permease; its protein translation is MAAGGFYLWHYGWQVLAQQVINGLQKGSMYALIALGYTLVYGIIRLINFAHGDVFMVGVYLSCFAGNFLLSRGVGLPFWIAMIMAMIGCLLINILIEAIAYRPLRDKPRLTMLITSIGVSLFLENFLSLDPHQVSFPLNYLVFGPHFRSFPTLIRERAYPLAGGLTVSNIKIIDLVTALMLMVLLEYIVKKTKMGKAMRAVSYNMDVARLMGINVNRVITFTFALGGALAGCAGILYGLTYGVLQSPCLGMWPGIVAFVAAVVGGIGNIPGAMLGGFLMGIVETLAISVNSNLGYGVTFLILILVLLVRPTGLLGSPYAEKI
- a CDS encoding type II toxin-antitoxin system Phd/YefM family antitoxin; amino-acid sequence: MNISKDIKPITYLKSRAADLLKQVNETHRPVIITQNGEPKAVLQDPQSYEDMRNALGILKLVSIGEEAIKDNNVTTQEEVFEYLENIIKEHERKL